One genomic region from Xylocopa sonorina isolate GNS202 chromosome 8, iyXylSono1_principal, whole genome shotgun sequence encodes:
- the Not3 gene encoding CCR4-associated factor Not3 isoform X2, with protein sequence MNSEIDRCLKKVTEGVETFEDIWQKVHNATNSNQKEKYEADLKKEIKKLQRLRDQIKTWLASGEIKDKSTLLEYRKLIETQMERFKVVERETKTKAYSKEGLGAAQKLDPAQKEREEVSNWLANSIDALNLQLDTFESEIESLLAGKKKRLDKDKQDRMDELKTKLDKHRYHIRKLETLLRMLDNMSVEVNTIKRIKDDVEYYIESSQEPDFEENEYIYDDIIGLDEVELSGVGIPSSATTDSNNSNETGGTPTSTNSGTSPIPSPPLSSTMHNHSSDSSTDNDKKTKPVKPTAVRPLLNSQASIPTTGSTATIKSNLLSSSTPSKTIPMTPSHSSPSSTSNHIATTNAGNFATVAASHSNSQAIHSTSSKTSSHNSENGLLSSSSTSSVTSNVPQTISQQHSNPAPIQMTHVLHNQQNQNHNSETEMTTPIPPSSSPQSSVSSRSSPLPANSCSPAPSTANGLIPKLPDGMSSLKSIAQQVIVRAGLEIPPSESNRNIFDSAKANNNNNNATSEAHIPPLLGVAPLGPVPLQKEHQLQFQMMEAAYYHMPHPSDSERLRSYLPRNLCPTPPYYQQVQLPHSDTVEFFQRLSTETLFFIFYYMEGSKGQYLAAKALKKQSWRFHTKYMMWFQRHEEPKVINEEYEQGTYIYFDYEKWGQRKKEGFTFEYKYLEDRDLN encoded by the exons ATGAACA GTGAAATAGATCGGTGCCTTAAAAAAGTAACAGAAGGTGTAGAAACGTTTGAGGATATCTGGCAAAAAGTTCATAATGCTACAAATAGTAATCAGAAGGAGAAATATGAAGCGGACCTTAAGAAGGAAATCAAAAAACTTCAGAGGTTACGTGATCAAATCAAAACCTGGCTCGCGTCAGGTGAGATTAAGGATAAAAGCACGCTTCTTGAATATAGGAAGTTAATCGAAACT CAAATGGAAAGGTTTAAAGTTGTGGAGAGAGAAACAAAAACTAAAGCTTATTCAAAGGAAGGACTAGGAGCAGCTCAAAAACTTGATCCGGCTCAAAAGGAAAGAGAAGAAGTTAGCAATTGGCTTGCGAATTCTATAGATGCTTTAAATCTTCAG CTGGATACATTTGAATCCGAGATAGAGTCATTGCTCgcaggaaagaaaaaaaggttAGATAAAGATAAGCAAGATAGGATGGACGAATTAAAAACAAAGCTTGATAAACATCGTTACCATATCCGTAAATTGGAAACATTGTTGCGCATGTTGGACAATATGTCTGTTGAAGTTAACACT ATTAAGAGGATAAAAGATGATGTAGAATATTATATAGAATCCTCGCAAGAACCTGACTTTGAAGAAAACGAATATATTTACGATGATATTATTGGTCTCGATGAAGTGGAGCTGTCTGGAGTTGGTATTCCTTCGTCAGCCACTACAGATAGCAACAACAGCAACGAGACTGGAGGTACACCAACCTCAACTAACTCTGGTACTTCGCCTATACCATCACCTCCATTGAGTTCCACCATGCATAATCATTCGAGTGATAGTTCTACAGATAATGACAAAAAAACGAAG CCTGTGAAACCAACAGCGGTCAGGCCATTATTAAATTCACAGGCGAGCATTCCAACCACGGGAAGCACTGCCACCATAAAATCAAATTTATTGTCGAGCAGCACTCCAAGCAAGACCATTCCCATGACACCTAGCCATAGCTCGCCTAGTTCTACAAGTAATCACATCGCAACAACAAATGCCGGCAATTTTGCCACGGTAGCTGCTTCGCATAGTAATTCACAAGCCATCCATTCTACCTCTAGTAAAACATCTT CTCATAACAGTGAAAATGGTTTGTTGTCGTCATCGTCTACGTCCAGTGTTACTTCGAATGTGCCACAAACGATCTCACAGCAGCACAGTAATCCAGCGCCCATACAGATGACACACGTGTTGCACAATCAACAAAATCAGAATCATAACAGTGAAACCGAAATGACAACGCCGATACCACCATCTTCTTCACCACAGTCGTCAGTTAGCAGTAGGTCTTCACCTCTGCCTGCAAATTCCTGCTCGCCAGCGCCATCCACTGCCAATGGTCTCATCCCTAAGCTTCCTGATGGCATGTCCTCTTTGAAATCTATAGCCCAACAAGTAATTGTCCGAGCAGGTCTGGAAATACCGCCGTCCGAGTCGAATAGAAACATCTTTGACAGTGCTAAGGCgaacaataacaacaacaatgCCACATCAGAAGCACACATTCCTCCCCTGCTTGGTGTTGCGCCACTCGGCCCGGTGCCTCTTCAAAAAGAACACCAGCTACAGTTCCAGATGATGGAGGCCGCTTATTATCATATGCCTCATCCATCTGATTCTGAACGTTTAAGATCATATTTACCAAGAAATTTATGCCCAACACCTCCTTACTATCAGCAG GTTCAACTTCCCCACTCTGATACTGTGGAGTTCTTCCAACGTCTTTCTACGGAAACGTTATTCTTCATATTTTATTATATGGAAGGTTCTAAAGGCCAGTATCTGGCTGCAAAAGCATTAAAGAAACAAAGTTGGAGGTTTCATACAAAGTATATGATGTGGTTTCAGAGGCATGAAGAGCCGAAAGTGATCAACGAGGAATATGAACAG GGAACCTACATTTATTTTGATTACGAAAAGTGGGGACAGAGAAAAAAGGAAGGTTTTACATTTGAGTACAAGTACTTAGAAGACAGAGATCTGAATTAA
- the Not3 gene encoding CCR4-associated factor Not3 isoform X3 gives MAATRKLQGEIDRCLKKVTEGVETFEDIWQKVHNATNSNQKEKYEADLKKEIKKLQRLRDQIKTWLASGEIKDKSTLLEYRKLIETQMERFKVVERETKTKAYSKEGLGAAQKLDPAQKEREEVSNWLANSIDALNLQLDTFESEIESLLAGKKKRLDKDKQDRMDELKTKLDKHRYHIRKLETLLRMLDNMSVEVNTIKRIKDDVEYYIESSQEPDFEENEYIYDDIIGLDEVELSGVGIPSSATTDSNNSNETGGTPTSTNSGTSPIPSPPLSSTMHNHSSDSSTDNDKKTKPVKPTAVRPLLNSQASIPTTGSTATIKSNLLSSSTPSKTIPMTPSHSSPSSTSNHIATTNAGNFATVAASHSNSQAIHSTSSKTSSHNSENGLLSSSSTSSVTSNVPQTISQQHSNPAPIQMTHVLHNQQNQNHNSETEMTTPIPPSSSPQSSVSSLEIPPSESNRNIFDSAKANNNNNNATSEAHIPPLLGVAPLGPVPLQKEHQLQFQMMEAAYYHMPHPSDSERLRSYLPRNLCPTPPYYQQVQLPHSDTVEFFQRLSTETLFFIFYYMEGSKGQYLAAKALKKQSWRFHTKYMMWFQRHEEPKVINEEYEQGTYIYFDYEKWGQRKKEGFTFEYKYLEDRDLN, from the exons ATGGCTGCGACGAGAAAGTTGCAAG GTGAAATAGATCGGTGCCTTAAAAAAGTAACAGAAGGTGTAGAAACGTTTGAGGATATCTGGCAAAAAGTTCATAATGCTACAAATAGTAATCAGAAGGAGAAATATGAAGCGGACCTTAAGAAGGAAATCAAAAAACTTCAGAGGTTACGTGATCAAATCAAAACCTGGCTCGCGTCAGGTGAGATTAAGGATAAAAGCACGCTTCTTGAATATAGGAAGTTAATCGAAACT CAAATGGAAAGGTTTAAAGTTGTGGAGAGAGAAACAAAAACTAAAGCTTATTCAAAGGAAGGACTAGGAGCAGCTCAAAAACTTGATCCGGCTCAAAAGGAAAGAGAAGAAGTTAGCAATTGGCTTGCGAATTCTATAGATGCTTTAAATCTTCAG CTGGATACATTTGAATCCGAGATAGAGTCATTGCTCgcaggaaagaaaaaaaggttAGATAAAGATAAGCAAGATAGGATGGACGAATTAAAAACAAAGCTTGATAAACATCGTTACCATATCCGTAAATTGGAAACATTGTTGCGCATGTTGGACAATATGTCTGTTGAAGTTAACACT ATTAAGAGGATAAAAGATGATGTAGAATATTATATAGAATCCTCGCAAGAACCTGACTTTGAAGAAAACGAATATATTTACGATGATATTATTGGTCTCGATGAAGTGGAGCTGTCTGGAGTTGGTATTCCTTCGTCAGCCACTACAGATAGCAACAACAGCAACGAGACTGGAGGTACACCAACCTCAACTAACTCTGGTACTTCGCCTATACCATCACCTCCATTGAGTTCCACCATGCATAATCATTCGAGTGATAGTTCTACAGATAATGACAAAAAAACGAAG CCTGTGAAACCAACAGCGGTCAGGCCATTATTAAATTCACAGGCGAGCATTCCAACCACGGGAAGCACTGCCACCATAAAATCAAATTTATTGTCGAGCAGCACTCCAAGCAAGACCATTCCCATGACACCTAGCCATAGCTCGCCTAGTTCTACAAGTAATCACATCGCAACAACAAATGCCGGCAATTTTGCCACGGTAGCTGCTTCGCATAGTAATTCACAAGCCATCCATTCTACCTCTAGTAAAACATCTT CTCATAACAGTGAAAATGGTTTGTTGTCGTCATCGTCTACGTCCAGTGTTACTTCGAATGTGCCACAAACGATCTCACAGCAGCACAGTAATCCAGCGCCCATACAGATGACACACGTGTTGCACAATCAACAAAATCAGAATCATAACAGTGAAACCGAAATGACAACGCCGATACCACCATCTTCTTCACCACAGTCGTCAGTTAGCA GTCTGGAAATACCGCCGTCCGAGTCGAATAGAAACATCTTTGACAGTGCTAAGGCgaacaataacaacaacaatgCCACATCAGAAGCACACATTCCTCCCCTGCTTGGTGTTGCGCCACTCGGCCCGGTGCCTCTTCAAAAAGAACACCAGCTACAGTTCCAGATGATGGAGGCCGCTTATTATCATATGCCTCATCCATCTGATTCTGAACGTTTAAGATCATATTTACCAAGAAATTTATGCCCAACACCTCCTTACTATCAGCAG GTTCAACTTCCCCACTCTGATACTGTGGAGTTCTTCCAACGTCTTTCTACGGAAACGTTATTCTTCATATTTTATTATATGGAAGGTTCTAAAGGCCAGTATCTGGCTGCAAAAGCATTAAAGAAACAAAGTTGGAGGTTTCATACAAAGTATATGATGTGGTTTCAGAGGCATGAAGAGCCGAAAGTGATCAACGAGGAATATGAACAG GGAACCTACATTTATTTTGATTACGAAAAGTGGGGACAGAGAAAAAAGGAAGGTTTTACATTTGAGTACAAGTACTTAGAAGACAGAGATCTGAATTAA
- the Not3 gene encoding CCR4-associated factor Not3 isoform X1 produces MAATRKLQGEIDRCLKKVTEGVETFEDIWQKVHNATNSNQKEKYEADLKKEIKKLQRLRDQIKTWLASGEIKDKSTLLEYRKLIETQMERFKVVERETKTKAYSKEGLGAAQKLDPAQKEREEVSNWLANSIDALNLQLDTFESEIESLLAGKKKRLDKDKQDRMDELKTKLDKHRYHIRKLETLLRMLDNMSVEVNTIKRIKDDVEYYIESSQEPDFEENEYIYDDIIGLDEVELSGVGIPSSATTDSNNSNETGGTPTSTNSGTSPIPSPPLSSTMHNHSSDSSTDNDKKTKPVKPTAVRPLLNSQASIPTTGSTATIKSNLLSSSTPSKTIPMTPSHSSPSSTSNHIATTNAGNFATVAASHSNSQAIHSTSSKTSSHNSENGLLSSSSTSSVTSNVPQTISQQHSNPAPIQMTHVLHNQQNQNHNSETEMTTPIPPSSSPQSSVSSRSSPLPANSCSPAPSTANGLIPKLPDGMSSLKSIAQQVIVRAGLEIPPSESNRNIFDSAKANNNNNNATSEAHIPPLLGVAPLGPVPLQKEHQLQFQMMEAAYYHMPHPSDSERLRSYLPRNLCPTPPYYQQVQLPHSDTVEFFQRLSTETLFFIFYYMEGSKGQYLAAKALKKQSWRFHTKYMMWFQRHEEPKVINEEYEQGTYIYFDYEKWGQRKKEGFTFEYKYLEDRDLN; encoded by the exons ATGGCTGCGACGAGAAAGTTGCAAG GTGAAATAGATCGGTGCCTTAAAAAAGTAACAGAAGGTGTAGAAACGTTTGAGGATATCTGGCAAAAAGTTCATAATGCTACAAATAGTAATCAGAAGGAGAAATATGAAGCGGACCTTAAGAAGGAAATCAAAAAACTTCAGAGGTTACGTGATCAAATCAAAACCTGGCTCGCGTCAGGTGAGATTAAGGATAAAAGCACGCTTCTTGAATATAGGAAGTTAATCGAAACT CAAATGGAAAGGTTTAAAGTTGTGGAGAGAGAAACAAAAACTAAAGCTTATTCAAAGGAAGGACTAGGAGCAGCTCAAAAACTTGATCCGGCTCAAAAGGAAAGAGAAGAAGTTAGCAATTGGCTTGCGAATTCTATAGATGCTTTAAATCTTCAG CTGGATACATTTGAATCCGAGATAGAGTCATTGCTCgcaggaaagaaaaaaaggttAGATAAAGATAAGCAAGATAGGATGGACGAATTAAAAACAAAGCTTGATAAACATCGTTACCATATCCGTAAATTGGAAACATTGTTGCGCATGTTGGACAATATGTCTGTTGAAGTTAACACT ATTAAGAGGATAAAAGATGATGTAGAATATTATATAGAATCCTCGCAAGAACCTGACTTTGAAGAAAACGAATATATTTACGATGATATTATTGGTCTCGATGAAGTGGAGCTGTCTGGAGTTGGTATTCCTTCGTCAGCCACTACAGATAGCAACAACAGCAACGAGACTGGAGGTACACCAACCTCAACTAACTCTGGTACTTCGCCTATACCATCACCTCCATTGAGTTCCACCATGCATAATCATTCGAGTGATAGTTCTACAGATAATGACAAAAAAACGAAG CCTGTGAAACCAACAGCGGTCAGGCCATTATTAAATTCACAGGCGAGCATTCCAACCACGGGAAGCACTGCCACCATAAAATCAAATTTATTGTCGAGCAGCACTCCAAGCAAGACCATTCCCATGACACCTAGCCATAGCTCGCCTAGTTCTACAAGTAATCACATCGCAACAACAAATGCCGGCAATTTTGCCACGGTAGCTGCTTCGCATAGTAATTCACAAGCCATCCATTCTACCTCTAGTAAAACATCTT CTCATAACAGTGAAAATGGTTTGTTGTCGTCATCGTCTACGTCCAGTGTTACTTCGAATGTGCCACAAACGATCTCACAGCAGCACAGTAATCCAGCGCCCATACAGATGACACACGTGTTGCACAATCAACAAAATCAGAATCATAACAGTGAAACCGAAATGACAACGCCGATACCACCATCTTCTTCACCACAGTCGTCAGTTAGCAGTAGGTCTTCACCTCTGCCTGCAAATTCCTGCTCGCCAGCGCCATCCACTGCCAATGGTCTCATCCCTAAGCTTCCTGATGGCATGTCCTCTTTGAAATCTATAGCCCAACAAGTAATTGTCCGAGCAGGTCTGGAAATACCGCCGTCCGAGTCGAATAGAAACATCTTTGACAGTGCTAAGGCgaacaataacaacaacaatgCCACATCAGAAGCACACATTCCTCCCCTGCTTGGTGTTGCGCCACTCGGCCCGGTGCCTCTTCAAAAAGAACACCAGCTACAGTTCCAGATGATGGAGGCCGCTTATTATCATATGCCTCATCCATCTGATTCTGAACGTTTAAGATCATATTTACCAAGAAATTTATGCCCAACACCTCCTTACTATCAGCAG GTTCAACTTCCCCACTCTGATACTGTGGAGTTCTTCCAACGTCTTTCTACGGAAACGTTATTCTTCATATTTTATTATATGGAAGGTTCTAAAGGCCAGTATCTGGCTGCAAAAGCATTAAAGAAACAAAGTTGGAGGTTTCATACAAAGTATATGATGTGGTTTCAGAGGCATGAAGAGCCGAAAGTGATCAACGAGGAATATGAACAG GGAACCTACATTTATTTTGATTACGAAAAGTGGGGACAGAGAAAAAAGGAAGGTTTTACATTTGAGTACAAGTACTTAGAAGACAGAGATCTGAATTAA